Genomic window (Magnolia sinica isolate HGM2019 chromosome 6, MsV1, whole genome shotgun sequence):
AATGCCAACCGCAGACCCGCCCATTAACAGCACTATGGATATGTGACATGTTctcaatgtgccacatgtgctaccACCCATATTAAGCTCCTCGTACGTGCTATGAGGGACCGAACTATATAAGTCATGACAATATATTACATCTAGTTCCCAAAACATGTCCATGGATAGCCTGTCAGACAACTTGTACCCAATCCAAATGACTATTCCTCAAGTGTGCAACATCCATAGTAGGGCCCATCAATTTGATGCCTCCTCTAATCTATGAAGGGGCCGCACTTGTAGCAACTAGATGCATTTTACGTGATGCACCAGAATCCATTATCTCTGGTGGCTGGAGAACTCGAAAAGTCCAGAACAAAATTATTTCTGGGTTGGACTCGAACATTCCACAACATAACCTAAgggaaaaaaacgaaaaaaaaaaaccctagcatCTGAAACAAAACATGGACCATTTTAAATTTATAAACAGATAGGATTTACCTGAACAAGTGCATCAGATCTTTCAAATCAAAATGAATAAAAAGCCGTGGTTATGTAAcacaacacataatgcacatGCCCAGATTGCTAAGTATGCTGACCACCGGTAGTCTTAAAATAGAAGGACACAGGAAAACACGATCTTGGTCCAGACTCCTGAGATGCCTGAAATACTTGACaaataagaaaacaagaagaTACGGTGATCCAAACATCTGCATCAGATCAAGGGAAATTGGTTCTCTTCAGCCATTTTTCTCTCCAATACCATCTTTAACATTTCAAAGTACCAAAATCTATAAAAGTAGACGATAGTTGCAGCATCACATTAAACTCCTTACATGATGACAAACCTTTAGGATTTGATTCAGCAACAATGTCCAATGCTGAAATTTCAAATCTCTCATAGTTCAGAAAGATACCTGCAGGCTGCTCTTTGTGACAGTTCAATGCTCATATTCTGGGGCACTCAAGGGGTGGCAGAAGCCCACAGGCACTGAAATAAAACCAATACAAACAGTTCAGCTGAAGAAACAGCATAAAGTTCAAAGCAAAGCAGACAAATCATTCAGTATGTCAGAAGAAGGGAATTTTTCTTGTAAGGTTGACCTTACTGTAAGAATGTCCTTGTTAAGGTTGACCTTACCATGGATCTCTGCGGGCCTACCATAACCTGTGGCAGACACCTGAACCATGCATCTGGTGAGTCCCCTCCAGGTGATgggggtggaccacaccatatcaaaGACTGGAACAGtgcaaaatcatgcctaagacATCTAGAATCATTTCACTATTGGAATagcctgaaattttgtgggaacCCTCGTCCAGGAGGGACAACCACAATAGATGGGTATGATACCTGAAccacatcctggtgggccccacaaacaatcaagaaggttttaatgggtggGCATCCATTCTCAaatgtttcctgtcatgtggcccatctaagtcatGGACCAAACTGGATTTCGACTCTTAAGCATAAAATGGGGGATCGCATCTTGAAGGACAGGATCGATGtccaacacatcatggtgggacccacggagctcaACCTTACCATAACTTACATTAAGGTCGACCTTATAGGAACATTTTCCATCATGCTTTTGTTGGCAATTATACATTCAgatctttgaaatttttttttttttttaaaaggttccCAATTCACTACCCCAAAATCACCATTCAAGTCACAAAAATAGAGAGATGAATGTTGATTATAGAATCGGAGCCAGgtgcaaggtattcaataacaccaATGGCGGCCACAGCCAGCCCTATGGTTGTTATGATATGAGCCATAATGGCGATTACAGCCCATTTCGTAATGGTCAAAAAACTTTTTCAAGGGAGAATGTATCAGCCCTGCATTGGACGACATTATGGGGCTGTATCAGCCATTacgagccttttttttttcccccagaGTGGGGGATACAGCCCCATATTGTGCAACGAttcccaccattaccattacgtaaccATTTTTCAATACCATGCATAGGTGGATGAGAGGAAGACATGTCTTTGGAGTTCAATGTGATTGCCACATCACCAATAAGCCTAAAAGGGACAATTTATATAACAGCTATAAGACCAGTCGTGTTTTATGGGATGGAATGTTGGATTGTCAAGGCACAGGATGTTCATAGAAtttatagctgaaatgaggatgttgagatggatgagtggtaagaaggataaaattagaaatgaaggCATTCAAGGTATCTTGAGCAGCCTGAACAGGGaaaaagatgagggaaagtagacttggaaGTTTGGCCAAGTGCattggagaccaagaactgtaaTGATTAGGCATAAGTTGGTTCAAGTTTGAAGGCTATAAAAGGGCATGGGGAAGGCACAAAAGGACACatgtggaggtagtaagaaaatataTGATGACCTGTGGTTTGAGTGAGGCTATGGCCCTTGACAGAGTGAAATGCCTGAAAAGGAtacatgtagccaaccccaattagatGGGAtgagggtggtggtggtggtaaaGTTCCTAAACCATGTAACCAACTTACCATGACCAACACCAATGCAAATGATGTCCCAGAGGTCATATTAACGATGCCGTTGCCTGGATCTATCAGCATCATCACTGCTGTGGTTCTCATACCTACTTCCCCTTGACCGAGAATCATCATATCTGGTTCTCTTAGTATCCCTCTCAGtctctcttccatttcttcttcttctgtgcTCTTCATCATCGTATTGTGCACGAGCGGACCTCTTTTCTCCTGATTTATTCAAATTCATATGTTCTTCTGTCTTTTGGTCATTATCATTTCTATGGTGCCTGTTGCCCAAGTCAAGTTCACCTCTATGCCTTCGCTCTGTCGCTCCCAAGTCCTTGTTTCTTGACTTCGAGTTCAGTTGCTCACTATGGTCCTGTTGCTCACTGTGGTCCCCATCTTCAAGCTTCCTCTTTCCTCTTGTTTCTTGGTTTCCTTGGCCCATGTTCAGACTTTGGTACTCTTCTCTCTTTTGATCATCACAGTTTTTGTACTCCCTGCTACCAGAGTAAAATTCACCTCTCTTTTCTCCCTGTGCCTTATCAGTCTCTCCAACATCCCTATCTCTCTTTCGATCATCATGGTTTTTGTACTCCCTGCTACCAGAGTAAAATTCACCTCTATTTTCTCCCTGTGCCTTATCAGTCTCTTcagcatccctctctctctttcgatCATCACGGTTTTTGTACTCCCTGCTACCAGAGTAAAATTCACCTCTATTTTCTCCCTGTGCCTTATCAGTATCTCcaacacccctctctctctttcgatCATCACGGTTTTTGTACTCCCTGCTACCAGAGTAAAATTCACCTCTATTTTCTCCCTGTGCCTTATCAGTCTCTCcaacatccctctctctctttcgatCATCACGGTTTTTGTACTCCCTGCTACCAGAGTAAAATTCACCTCTATTTTCTCCCTGTGCCTTATCAGTCTCTCCAACATCCCTATCTCTCTTTCGATCATCACGGTTTTTGTACTCCCTGCTACCAGAGTAAAATTCACCTCTATTTTCTCCCTGTGCCTTATCAGTCTCTCCAACATCCCTATTTCTTGATTTCGATGCCGGTTGTTCATTGTGGCCCCCATCTTCAAGCTTCCTCTTTCCTCTTGTTTCTTGGACTCCGTATTCTCTGTCCCTACCATCTCTTGAGGACTCGGAGCGATTTGTTTTGTCCAATTTCCTTGCCATATCCAAGCTTTTCCTCTCCAGAATATCAGTGTCATATTGCCCACCAGCTCTCTCTTTCCTACCATCATCTCGCCCATGTGTCCGAGAAGCAAACGTCTGCCCTTCTACAGAAGATCCATGTCGCTTCCTGCCATCCATGCGATCCACATCTTCCTTGTACCCTCTACCGCTCTTATCCTCACCAGCCTTTTTCCGAATGCGTCTGTCATGGCTGCTATCACTGCTGCTGCCAGAATCAAAATCGCTACTGCTGTCAGAAGAAGCATCTGTGCTGCTCTCACTGTCACTGGTTAAAGAATCTCGCTCCCTGTTACTTTTTCCATGTTTTTCCATATGATGTTCAGTATTCTTCCTGCCACTGTCTGTGTCAGATTCATCCTCATCAGTATCATGTCTCCTTTTGTGGTTCCTACCTCTCTCCTCTTTGTCATTTTTCCTTCCTCTATCAGAATCAGCTGCATAGTACTTGCTACTGCCTTTTCCGTGTGATGCATTACCATGTTTCGAGCCGTCATTTCCAGCATGTCTCCTACCGCTGTCGGTGTCAGAGTCACCACTGGTTTCATCTCTTCTGCTGCGCTTCTTATATTTTTCCActtcttttcttccatttttcCTCCTGCTATCAGAATCAGATACATCCTCCTCAGAATCATGTCTTCTGGATTTTCTCTGGTGTTTCCCCATTAAGTCACTCTTGGTTTGCATCTCCGTACCTGAATCAGAAACATCCTCTGAATAATGTCTACGGCAATCTTTTGCATAGTTCTCTGCTTCTTTCTTTGCATTTTGCCTGCCTACATCACTGTTAGGATCAGATAAATCATTTTCAAGCTTTGTACTGCTTTTCTTGTTCTTCTCACGATGTTTGTTGCTTTTCTTGCTGCCACCAACATCAGAATCGTCCTCAGAATCATGTCTCCTAGTAGTTTTCCCATGTTTCTTTTTTGTCCTTTTGGAATGTTTATCACTGCTATCACTATCAGAACTGTACCCATACACTTTCTTTCTGCTGCCTTTCTTTTCTTGGTGCTTTGGCTCATCTATTTCATCTCTCCGGTCctccatctttttatttttcacagcATCTTTTTCAGTTTCCAGGTCATCTTCCTTCCTCACTTCTCTTCTGCTGTTCTCTCTATCCGAATCAACGTGTTGATATTCACCTTTTCCCCCTTGTTTGGGACTGTCTTTTGGGCCATTTTTACGGTCTTCTCTCAGTTCCTCATCATCACTTTCTTCAGCTCCTGACTCAAATGCTTTGTCCTGCTTCTTTTGCTCTTGAAGCCCTTGTTCAGAGGTTTCATCTTCTCTGATAATACCAAGAGCAGCTCTTAAAGTCTCCATCTGCCTCTCCTTTCTAGCAGCAATTTGGTGGGTTTGTGTATCTGAAACCCTGAT
Coding sequences:
- the LOC131249117 gene encoding uncharacterized protein LOC131249117, whose product is MYNGIGLQTPRGSGTNGYIQTNKFFVKSKNVKVETKEFEADQGTGGVKKANKEILEHDKKRRIQLKLVLLEETLIDQGYTDDEIAVRLEETRKALESAAEESEVGGGARTDKRVSDTQTHQIAARKERQMETLRAALGIIREDETSEQGLQEQKKQDKAFESGAEESDDEELREDRKNGPKDSPKQGGKGEYQHVDSDRENSRREVRKEDDLETEKDAVKNKKMEDRRDEIDEPKHQEKKGSRKKVYGYSSDSDSSDKHSKRTKKKHGKTTRRHDSEDDSDVGGSKKSNKHREKNKKSSTKLENDLSDPNSDVGRQNAKKEAENYAKDCRRHYSEDVSDSGTEMQTKSDLMGKHQRKSRRHDSEEDVSDSDSRRKNGRKEVEKYKKRSRRDETSGDSDTDSGRRHAGNDGSKHGNASHGKGSSKYYAADSDRGRKNDKEERGRNHKRRHDTDEDESDTDSGRKNTEHHMEKHGKSNRERDSLTSDSESSTDASSDSSSDFDSGSSSDSSHDRRIRKKAGEDKSGRGYKEDVDRMDGRKRHGSSVEGQTFASRTHGRDDGRKERAGGQYDTDILERKSLDMARKLDKTNRSESSRDGRDREYGVQETRGKRKLEDGGHNEQPASKSRNRDVGETDKAQGENRGEFYSGSREYKNRDDRKRDRDVGETDKAQGENRGEFYSGSREYKNRDDRKRERDVGETDKAQGENRGEFYSGSREYKNRDDRKRERGVGDTDKAQGENRGEFYSGSREYKNRDDRKRERDAEETDKAQGENRGEFYSGSREYKNHDDRKRDRDVGETDKAQGEKRGEFYSGSREYKNCDDQKREEYQSLNMGQGNQETRGKRKLEDGDHSEQQDHSEQLNSKSRNKDLGATERRHRGELDLGNRHHRNDNDQKTEEHMNLNKSGEKRSARAQYDDEEHRRRRNGRETERDTKRTRYDDSRSRGSRYENHSSDDADRSRQRHR